Proteins encoded by one window of Salvia splendens isolate huo1 chromosome 14, SspV2, whole genome shotgun sequence:
- the LOC121765930 gene encoding probable E3 ubiquitin-protein ligase LOG2 — protein sequence MGNITSSGAHSRRRNSSRRSHPPPPQPEITANRYVFAAATPYPNPNSNAPPPYYHQYPGYYAPPAAMPMPLPAPYDHHHHHANWVNGRYPMMQPPPQYVEHQKAVTIRNDVNLKKETLKIEPDEYNPGKYLVSFTYDATVAGSITIIFFAKEGEDCCLTPIKESLHPSIKVDFEQGLAQEFKQPSGTGIDLSMFEEGELLKDGDVDIYPLAVKAEALTDGQNGNSDNGSSNSQITQAVFEKDKGEYHVRVVKQILWVKGMRYELQEIYGIGNSVEGEVDANDPGKECVICLSEPRDTTVLPCRHMCMCSECAKVLRSQTNRCPICRQPVERLLEIKVNNGADE from the exons ATGGGTAACATCACCAGCAGCGGCGCCCACTCCCGAAGAAGGAATTCCTCCCGCCGCAGCCACCCTCCTCCCCCGCAGCCCGAAATCACCGCCAACCGCTACGTCTTCGCCGCCGCCACGCCCTACCCCAACCCCAATTCAAACGCGCCGCCGCCCTACTACCACCAGTACCCCGGCTACTACGCCCCCCCGGCGGCGATGCCGATGCCCCTTCCCGCACCGTAcgatcaccaccaccaccacgcCAATTGGGTTAACGGCCGGTACCCCATGATGCAGCCGCCGCCGCAGTATGTGGAGCACCAGAAGGCGGTGACGATTCGGAACGATGTGAATTTGAAGAAGGAAACGCTGAAGATCGAACCCGATGAGTACAATCCCGGGAAATATCTTGTTTCCTTCACCTATGACGCCACCGTCGCGGGAAG CATTACAATAATTTTCTTTGCAAAGGAGGGTGAAGATTGCTGCCTGACTCCAATCAAAGAAAGCTTGCATCCGTCGATCAAGGTGGATTTTGAACAAGGTTTAGCCCAGGAGTTTAAGCAACCCTCTGGAACCGGGATAGACCTTTCAATGTTTGAGGAGGGAGAATTGTTGAAAGACGGGGATGTGGACATTTATCCACTGGCAGTCAAAGCAGAGGCATTGACAGATGGTCAAAACGGAAACTCTGACAATGGGTCCTCGAACTCCCAGATAACTCAGGCTGTGTTTGAGAAGGATAAAGGTGAATATCATGTAAGAGTGGTGAAGCAGATATTGTGGGTGAAAGGCATGAGGTATGAGCTACAAGAGATCTATGGAATTGGAAATTCTGTCGAGGGCGAAGTTGATGCGAACGATCCTGGAAAGGAATGCGTTATATGCCTCTCTGAACCCCGAGACACTACTGTCCTCCCTTGTCGTCACATG TGTATGTGCAGTGAGTGCGCAAAAGTTCTGAGGTCCCAAACAAACAGGTGCCCGATATGCAGACAGCCAGTGGAGCGCCTTTTAGAAATCAAGGTCAACAATGGAGCCgatgaataa
- the LOC121766177 gene encoding aquaporin PIP2-1-like gives MGKDIEVGGEHGGGKDYQDPPPAPLIDVEELGKWSFYRAIIAEFIATLLFLYVTVLTVIGYKSQSAADQCGGVGILGIAWAFGGMIFVLVYCTAGISGGHINPAVTFGLLLARKVSLVRAVLYMVAQCLGAVCGCGLVKAFQKAYYVRYGGGANELADGYSTGTGVAAEIIGTFVLVYTVFAATDPKRNARDSHVPVLAPLPIGFAVFMVHLATIPITGTGINPARSFGAAVIYGKDKAWDDQWIFWVGPFVGAAIAAIYHQLVLRARSSKSFGSFKSSY, from the exons ATGGGCAAGGACATTGAGGTGGGAGGTGAGCACGGCGGCGGAAAGGACTACCAAGATCCTCCCCCGGCGCCTCTGATCGACGTGGAGGAGCTCGGAAAATGGTCGTTTTACAGAGCCATCATCGCCGAATTCATCGCAACCCTCTTGTTCCTCTACGTCACTGTCCTCACCGTCATCGGCTACAAGAGCCAGAGCGCCGCCGACCAGTGCGGCGGCGTCGGGATCCTCGGTATCGCCTGGGCCTTCGGCGGCATGATCTTCGTCCTCGTTTACTGCACCGCCGGAATTTCCG GCGGTCATATTAACCCGGCGGTGACGTTCGGGCTATTGCTGGCCCGGAAGGTGTCGTTGGTACGGGCGGTGTTGTACATGGTGGCGCAGTGCTTAGGTGCGGTGTGTGGGTGTGGGCTGGTGAAGGCGTTCCAGAAGGCCTACTACGTCAGATATGGTGGCGGCGCTAATGAGCTGGCCGATGGGTACAGCACGGGCACCGGGGTTGCGGCCGAGATCATCGGAACATTTGTTCTCGTCTACACCGTCTTCGCCGCCACTGATCCTAAGAGGAATGCTAGGGACTCCCATGTTCCG GTTTTGGCGCCACTTCCAATTGGATTTGCGGTGTTTATGGTTCACTTGGCGACCATCCCAATCACGGGTACTGGCATCAACCCGGCCCGGAGTTTCGGAGCCGCCGTCATCTACGGGAAAGACAAAGCATGGGATGATCAA TGGATATTCTGGGTTGGGCCCTTCGTGGGAGCAGCCATCGCTGCAATCTATCATCAGTTAGTTCTTCGGGCCAGATCTTCAAAATCTTTTGGATCTTTCAAGAgttcttattaa